The window GTTGGAATCAAGCAAAGTTCCGGCGCTCACCCGCGCTATTGATATTCTCAATTTAATCGCCCGCATCGGTCCGTGCAGCGCGGCGACAATCATTGAAACGCTGGGCATTCCGAAAAGCACCGCTTATCTGCTGCTCAATGAGCTAAAGCGCCAGCGCTTCATCAGCGTCGATCACCAGGAGAATTTCTGTTTGTGGACGAAACTGGTGGAGCTGTCAGGACACGCGCTCAGCAAAATGGATCTGCGCGAACTGGCGCGTCCCCGTCTGACGCAGCTGATGGATGAGACCGGGCTGCTCTGCCATCTGGGGATTTTCGATCACCAAAGCGCCTACTACATCCTGAAAGTGGAATCCTCTTCCACCATCAGCGTCCGTTCGCACGAAGGCAAAAGCCTTTCGCTCTATCGCTCCGGCATCGGCAAATGTCTGCTGGCCTGGCAGCCTGCGTCCATGCGTAAGGCCATTATTGAGCAACTGGTATGGGAAAAGGCGACGCCGACCACCATTACCGATCCGCAACGGTTAAGCGATGAACTGGAGCGCATCCGTCAGCGCGGATGGAGCTTTGACAACGGCGAAGATTATCCGGACGTCCGCTGCGTCGCTGCCCCCGTATTTAACGCCAGCAATGAACCTGCCGCCGCGATCTCGGTGGTTGGCACCCGCTTACAAATCAACGATGAGAACCGTGATTATCTGGCCGGAAAGGCGATTGCCTGCGCGAAAGATATTTCACGTCTGCTGGGATGGAAAAGTCCCTTCGATTCACTCGCATCATAAATGGAGAACCTCATGACCTTACCCAAAATTAAACATGTTCGCGCCTGGTTTACCGGCGGCGCTACGGCGGAAAAAGGCGCAGGCGGCGGCGATTATCATGACCAGGGGGCCAACCACTGGATTGACGATCATATCGCCACGCCGATGAGTAAATACCGCCAGTACGAACAGTCGCGCCAGTCCTTTGGCATCAACGTGCTGGGCACGCTGATTGTGGAAGTCGAAGCGGATAACGGCCAGACCGGATTTGCCGTCTCGACGGCGGGCGAGATGGGCTGCTTCATTGTCGAGAAGCATCTTAATCGCTTTATCGAAGGCAAATGCGTCAGCGATATCAAACTGATTCACGATCAGATGCTGGGCGCGACAATGTACTACTCCGGCTCCGGCGGTCTGGTGATGAACACCATCTCCTGCGTGGATCTGGCGCTGTGGGATCTGTTCGGCAAAGTGGTGGGTCTGCCGGTGTATAAGCTTCTTGGCGGCGCGGTGCGCGATGAAATTCAGTTCTATGCCACCGGCGCGCGTCCGGATCTGGCGAAAGAGATGGGCTTCATCGGCGGCAAAATGCCGACCCACTGGGGACCGCATGACGGCGATGCGGGGATCCGCAAAGATGCTGCAATGGTCGCCGATATGCGCGAGAAATGCGGCCCGGACTTCTGGCTGATGCTCGACTGCTGGATGAGCCAGGATGTGAACTATGCGACTAAGCTGGCCCACGCCTGCGCGCCATACAATCTGAAATGGATTGAAGAGTGCTTGCCGCCGCAGCAGTACGAAGGTTACCGCGAGCTGAAGCGCAATGC is drawn from Citrobacter rodentium NBRC 105723 = DSM 16636 and contains these coding sequences:
- a CDS encoding IclR family transcriptional regulator encodes the protein MLESSKVPALTRAIDILNLIARIGPCSAATIIETLGIPKSTAYLLLNELKRQRFISVDHQENFCLWTKLVELSGHALSKMDLRELARPRLTQLMDETGLLCHLGIFDHQSAYYILKVESSSTISVRSHEGKSLSLYRSGIGKCLLAWQPASMRKAIIEQLVWEKATPTTITDPQRLSDELERIRQRGWSFDNGEDYPDVRCVAAPVFNASNEPAAAISVVGTRLQINDENRDYLAGKAIACAKDISRLLGWKSPFDSLAS
- the rhmD gene encoding L-rhamnonate dehydratase, producing MTLPKIKHVRAWFTGGATAEKGAGGGDYHDQGANHWIDDHIATPMSKYRQYEQSRQSFGINVLGTLIVEVEADNGQTGFAVSTAGEMGCFIVEKHLNRFIEGKCVSDIKLIHDQMLGATMYYSGSGGLVMNTISCVDLALWDLFGKVVGLPVYKLLGGAVRDEIQFYATGARPDLAKEMGFIGGKMPTHWGPHDGDAGIRKDAAMVADMREKCGPDFWLMLDCWMSQDVNYATKLAHACAPYNLKWIEECLPPQQYEGYRELKRNAPAGMMVTSGEHHGTLQSFRTLSETGIDIMQPDVGWCGGLTTLVEIAAIAKARGQLVVPHGSSVYSHHAVITFTNTPFSEFLMTSPDCSTLRPQFDPILLDEPVPVNGRIHKSVLDKPGFGVELNRDCNLKRPYSH